The DNA segment GCCCGTAATGCCGAGGCAACGCTACTGCTTCTGACCGCTGTATTGGTTATGCTCTGGCGCATTCCAATGGGAGAGGCCTTCCTGAAATTGTTCAGCGACAATATTCCGGTGTATATAAATACCTATATCATGAATGGCGCCAATGCCGCCGTCCAGCGCGGCATTGTAATTGGGGCCGCTCTGGGTGCCGCCTCCATGTCGCTTCGCATCATGCTCGGTATTGAGCGTACCTATATGGGGAAATGACAAAATGGGCTTTTGGGAAAAATTGTCTAACATGGATCGCCGCTGGATTTATCTGCTGGTGGCCATTTCCGTGATAATCCCCATGCTGGTCGTCATTAAATTCCCCATCGAGATTTCCCCCGAGGCCCGCCAGTTGTATAATGCCGTCGAGTCCCTGCCGGACAGTTCCGTGGTTTTTCTGACTTTCGATTATTATCCGTCGACACTGGCCGAAACCGAGCCGATGTCGATCGCCGCCCTGAACCAGATGTTCCGAAAAAATATGAAAGTGATTACGATGACTACCATTCCCCTGGGGGGCCCATCGATTGCCGAAAGGGTGACCCGTATGGTGGCCCAAAAATATAATAAAGTCTACGGTGTTGATTACGTGAATCTCGGCTACAAGGCCAATTATGTCGCCGTCCTTAAGGGCATGGGAAGTTCCATCGAATCGATTTATCCTTCGGACAATACCGGGACTCCTCTCGCGGACCTGCCTCTTATGAGAAATGTGAAAAATTATGCTGATATAAAATTCATTTTTGTCGTCGCCGATAACGCCATTGTCGATTACTGGATTTCGATTGTCAATGCCCAGTACAAAACCCCGGTCGGGGCCGGCATGACCGCTGTCATGGCGCCAAAAATGTATTCTTTCGTCCAGGCGGGCCAATTGACCGGACTACTGGGGGGAATGAAAGGGGCGGCCGAGTACGAGGAACTGGTCGGGGTTAAAGGAAACGCCACCCGCGGAATGGACGCCCAGTCGCTGGTTCATCTTTTGATTATCGGTTTCGTGATTCTCGGGAATATAAGTTATTTTGTCACCAAAAAGAAAACCGAACGGAGAAAGACCCCATGACCCTTTTCCAGCAGTTCCAGATCTGGCTCGGGGCTTTCCTGGTTCTATCGCTCTTTTCGTTTCTTTACAAGGATAATCCCTTTTACAAACTGGCCGAGCATATTTTCGCCGGGCTTTCGGCCGGTTACTATATCGGGCTCATCTGGCAGAATGTCATCATCCAGCAGTTAATCGATCCGATGTTCGATCAGGGCCGCTGGTGGCTGGTTTTTCCCGGCATTCTGGGACTTTTGATGTTCACCCGCTTCTTCCCCAAATGGTCCTGGGTCAGCCGGATATCATTGGCTTTTATCATGGGCAACACCGCCGGTGTCTTTCTTATTTCGCAATTGCACGGCATAGTCCTTCCCCAGACCGTCGCCACCATGCTGTCTCTAAATCCCCGCAACGGTTTCGGAGCCGTTCTTCTCGCCCTGGTTATTTTCTGCGGGGTCATCTCGACTTTAATTTACTTTTACTTCTCCAAGGAACACAAGGGTGTTCTCGGGGCGACTGCCAAAGTCGGCATCTGGTTCATTATGATTTCCTTCGGCGCCCACTTCGGCTATACCGTCATGGCCCGTATTTCCCTTCTTATCGGTCAGGTCCGCTTTCTTCTCTTTGATTGGGGCGGCGCCATCAAACAACTTTTCTGATTTTCATTCTCATCGGCATCTCCGAAATAATTTTCCTGCAAAAATCGATTGAAATTATCGTTTAATTGTATCTATATTGACGCCACAGCTATGTCAAACGGACTTAAAGTTATAATTCCGGTGGCCGGAATCGGCACCAGGATGCGGCCGCATACATATTCTATCCCCAAACCGCTCCTGCCGGTGGCCGGCAAACCGGTGCTGGCCCACGTGATCGACCCGCTTCTCCCGCTGGAGCCGGAGGAAGTGGTCTTTGTTATCGGGCATCTCGGTATTCAGATTGTCGATTTTGTTCAATCCAATTACTCTTTCAAGGCCGTTTTCGTGGAGCAGGAGCATCTTCTTGGGCTCGGTTATGCCATTCATCTGGCCGTGGAAAAAATCACCGACGGCCCCGTCATGGTGGTCCTTGGTGATACCATCGCCCGCACCGATTTCCCGGCCTTTGTCCGCCACGGCGGCAATGTGGTCGGCCTCAAAGAAGTTGCCGATCCCCGGCGGTTCGGGGTCGCCGTCGTCGCGGACGGCCACCTGATCTCGCTCGAAGAAAAACCGAAAAAACCGAAATCGACTCTGGCCTTAATGGGGCTCTATTATTTTGAACAGCTCGAACCCCTCAAATCGCAGTTGGCCCGCCTGGTTTCGCTCGGACAGAAAACCAGCGGGGAGATTCAATTGACTGATGCTCTTCAGTTCATGATTCAGGACGGCGCGATTCTGAAACCGTTCCTGGTCGATGGCTGGTACGATTGCGGCAAACTGGAAACTTTTCTCGAAACCAACCGCCGCCTGCTTGATCTTACCGCGCCGCCGACCGTATATCCCGGCTCGGTCATAATTCCGCCGGTCAGTATCGCCCCGTCGGCGGTAGTCGAAGAATCAATCATCGGGCCGTATGTTTCCATTTCCGACGGCGCCAGAGTGCGGCGATCCATCGTTCGTGATACCATCATTGCCGGCGATGCCGTGGTGGAGACAAGTTTGCTGGAATCATCGATCATCGGCGAGAAGACCGCTGTCCGCGGCAAACACGGGCGGCTCAATATTGCCGGCTCAACCGAATTTGGAATTTAATAATTATAGTCATACAGGAGAAATTTAATGGCTGAAGGGAACTTTCTTTTTACTTCGGAATCGGTCACGGAGGGACACCCCGATAAGGTCTGCGATCAGATTTCTGACGCGGTTTTGGACGGAGTTCTCAAAGAGGACAAGAAAGGACGCGTCGCCTGTGAATCGTTTGTCACGGTCGGTCTTCTTATAGTCGGCGGCGAAATAACTACCGACGCTTATGTCGATATTCCCAAACTGGTCCGCGGTCTGGTCAAAGATATCGGTTACACCGACCCGGAATTCGGCTTTGCCTATAATTCTATCGGTATCCTGAACGCTATCGGCTCCCAGTCACCCGATATCAAGCAGGGAGTCGATACCGGCGGCGCCGGCGACCAGGGGCTTATGTCCGGCTACGCCTGCCGGGAAACCAAGGAATTGATGCCGATGCCGATCATGCTGGCCCATAAACTGACCAAACGTCTCGCCGAGGTTCGCAAGAAAAAAATCCTGCCGTATCTCGGTCCCGACGGCAAATCGCAGGTGACGGTCGAGTACCGCAATGGCAAGCCGCACCGGATCGATGCCGTCGTCGTCTCCGCCCAGCATACCACCGCCATTCTCGACAGGACCGGCAAAAAAATCACCAAGCAGGCCCGCGAGGAGATAATCGAGACGGTTGTCAGGCCGATTATCCCCAAAGCGATGCTCGATAATAAAACCAAGTACTTTGTCAACCCCACCGGCAAATTTGTCATCGGCGGACCGCAGTCCGATACCGGCATGACCGGCCGCAAAATCATTGTCGATACCTACGGCGGCATGGCCAGCCACGGCGGCGGCGCTTTCTCCGGCAAGGATCCGACCAAGGTTGACCGCAGCGCCTCATACATGGCCCGCTATATCGCCAAAAACGTGGTCGCGGCGGGACTAGCCGACAAATGCACCATCCAGTTGGCTTACGCCATTGGCGTGGCCGAACCGGTCTCGGTCATGGTGTTTACCGACAAAACCGATAAAATCGGTGAGAAGAAACTGATGCAGATTATCCGCAAGAATTTCGACCTGACCCCGAGAGGCATCATCAAGTCGCTCGATCTCCTTCGCCCCATTTACCGCAAAACCGCTACTTATGGCCATTTCGGCTGGAGCGACCCCGATTACACCTGGGAAAAGACCGACAAAGTCAAAGCCCTTCAGAAGGACGCCTGATCATGGCCAGGGTCAATTGCGATATCGCCGATCCCAAACTCGCGCCGGCGGGGAAACTCCGGATCGAATGGGCCGAGCGCAATATGCCGGTACTGCGGCTCATCCGCGAGCGGTTCACCAAAGAGAAACCGCTCAAGGGCGTCAACATGGCCTGCTGTCTGCATGTCACCACCGAGACCGCCAACCTGATGATTACCCTCAAGGCCGGCGGCGCTAATATCGCCCTCTGCGCCTCCAATCCGCTTTCCACGCAGGATGATGCCGCCGCTTCGCTCGTTGAGGATTTCGGCGTCCCGGTTTTTGCCATCAATGCCGAAGATAAGAAAACCTACTACAAGCATATCCATCAGGCCCTCGATTTCAAGCCGCAGATCACTATGGATGACGGTGCCGATCTGGTTTCCACTCTTCATTCCGACCGTCAGGAACTGATTCCGAATATCATCGGCGGAACCGAAGAGACCACCACCGGCGTCATTCGTCTCAAAGCGATGGCGCAGGACGGCGCGCTCAAATATCCGATTATTGCCGTCAACGATTCCAAGACCAAGCATTTCTTCGATAACCGCTATGGCACCGGGCAGTCGACGGTCGACGGCATCCTCCGCGCCACCAACGCCCTGATCGCCGGGGCCAAAGTGATTGTCGCCGGCTACGGATGGTGCGGGCGCGGATTCGCTTCGCGGGCGCAGGGGATAGGCGGGCATGTTATTGTCACCGAGGTTGACCCGACCAAGGCCATCGAGGCTGTCATGGATGGTTTCGAAGTTCTGCCGATGTCCGAAGCGGCTCGTATCGGCGATATTTTTGTTACCCTCACCGGCGATATCAATGTCATCCGCGAGGAGCATTTTGCCAGAATGAAAGACGGTGCTATTGTCTGCAACTCCGGCCATTTCAATGTCGAAATCGATATCCCGGCGCTCGAAAAAATGAAAACCAAAAAACGCAAAGTGCGCGAATTTGTCGAAGAGTACACTCTGAAAGACGGCCGGAAAATCAATATCCTCGGCGAGGGGCGTCTGATCAATCTGGCGGCGGCGGAAGGGCATCCGGCGATGGTAATGGATATGTCATTCGCCAATCAGGCCCTCGGCGCCGAGTATCTGCTGGCGCACGGGAAGAAACTCGATAAGAAGGTTTATGTCGTTCCGGAGAAGATTGATAACAGCATCGCCGCCCTGAAACTCAAATCGATGGGTGTCAAAATTGATCGCCTGACCCCGGAGCAGAAGAAGTATCTGACCTCTTGGGAAATGGGGACTTGATGGTTCATAAAGACCATAATGAGACGCAGACATTCATTATTACTACAATGCCCTTTTGGATTCAAAATTCTAATAATGTTGTCTTTGGAATTATGCAAGTTTAATTGATCAAAAATAAAATGGATGACGAATTATTAAAAATCTGGCCAAAAGAGAAATTTTATAATCGTGTTGAATTTATTGGCCGATTGGAGGCTGCTGGTAAATCATTGGACAAACTGCATATCATAATTCAATATTCACAATTAACTAGCAAGCCCATAAGAGGGATTATTATAGGAAATATTGCAACGTTTGGCAATTTGATAGATTTTATGAAATTGCCAACGCGAAAATTTATACTTAAATCATCTGATGATAGTGGCAATAGAATTTTCAGCGATGCTGTTTATATATCTCGCGCCCACTCGTCCGGATCAAGTGAAAACCTCAGGTTCGTTGCCGGTGAATTAATTCTCGATAATCTGCAAATTCGGAATGAGATTAGAGCAAATCAAACTGGAGAGCGCCATCTAACTTTCTACATTTCTGGACCGCGACAGTTATGGCCTTCTTATGGTATATTGTCCACTTCATTTCTGGGCAATATGAATTATGACGTGCATGAGACTCTCCTCGAAGTTGCCCCGGATCTGCCATGTTCAATAGAGGCAAGGCCGGTATTTAAGTTTGAGCAAGATGTGCGCGAGGACATTAATGTAAGCGTTAAGGATGTATATGCATTACACTTGACCACAGCCGAACCTATCAATAATTTGACAAATGAACAATATATTGATTTGGGTAAGGCGTTGGCCGATGACCTAACCCTTCTTCTTTCTTTCATTGCTCGGGAATGGATATCATGGTTCTCGTATGCATTTGAAGGCGCTGGTGAGATTTCTGAATATATAAGGGAGTCCAGAGAACGTAAGGAATCAAAAATTGATATAAATAATATAGCAGTCCCATTGCATAGAATTCGAGAATTTCTGAAAATAGGATTAGGAAATTTGCGATTACTGCGAGAAAGCGGGATTGATCTTAGCACTGCAATTGCGTATTTGATTAACGGAAACCAACTCTATTATGTTCAAGAGAGATTTAGCGCATTCTTTATGTCCTTGGAAATTATTAAAGATTACTTTGCATCGGAAAAAAATCTCTACAATGTACTACCTAATAAGGAATTCAATAAATTAAAGGTAAAATTAAAAGAATTTATAAGGCAGGAAGTGCCCAGCGAATCCGCGGCCAAGAAAATGCAAGGGAAAATTAACGAGTTGAATAGAGTTTCATTTCGCGCTCTTTTTGACGCGATGTGTGAGCATTATGATGTAATTTGGCAGGATTTATATCCTGACGGAAGCAGCCTGAGCGTTATTGAGACGCGCAATATCCTTTTCCATACAGGTAAGAAGATTGACATTGAATTGCTTTATAAAGACGAAATTAGAATACATTCCTTTGTTGAGCGGTTGATTTTGAAAATACTTGGTTGGAACGAAAAAGTGAGCGTTCCTAACGAGGCTATTAGGATGTGGCTAAGTTCCTGATTGGCCCAGGGTAGATCAAGACTCCGATTGGTGCGGTTGGGTGAATTGAAGGGGGCGGTTTTGAATTTTCTTATTGTATCCCCTCAAAGCCGCTTTCCATTGGGCCGGCTCGGTGCCTGACTATTTCCCCATCCCAATCCCTCTACTAATCTCGACCCGTCCCTCGTATATCATACCAAAAGGAATTATCATGTCTCGATGGGCTCCCTATTTGTTGAGCATCCTCCGCATCACCTCGGCCTTCATGTTTATTCAGCCGGGGATGATGAAACTCTTCGCTTTCCCGATCGGCATTCCGCCCAACGGCGGCACCGTCCCTCTGGTATCGGAACTGGGACTGGCCGGCATTCTCGAAGTTTTTGGCGGGGCGTTGCTTCTGGTTGGTCTCTTCACGCGCCCCGTGGCCTTCATTCTATCGGGCGAAATGGCCGTGGCCTACTTCCAGGGGCATTTCCCGCAAAGTTTCTGGACAGTCGTGAATAACGGCTTCGCGGCGGTCCTATTTTGCTTTGTCTGGCTGTACATCTCCGCCGCCGGCCCCGGTCCCTGGAGTCTTGATGCCTGGCGCGAAAAAAGAAGGAGACGTCCGCGATATTTCTGATTGCGAAAAATTTGTAGGTCGGCGTTCCGAATCCGGCAATTGCCGGATGAGAAACCCGACGCCTTTCCTTGATTCGTGCGCGGCAGGTATCTTACCTGCCCGCCTGCCCAATCCCTTTCTTTTGTCCCCATTAACCCTTTCCTGTGCCCGGCAGACGTCCCCGTCTGCCGCCTCGCAATTTTAATACTTCATGCCTTGCGCCGCCGGGAGTCCCTCCTGACGGAAAAGTCCCGCAGGGTCTGAGACGCCCGCGGGCGACGTGACCCTGCGACCGGCGTTCCCATCTGCAGCCTCGCAATTTCCACAACTTTTTGATATTGATTTCATACCGCGCTATTATAGGAGGAGATATCATGCCTACGAGGTTTTATAATATTGCCTATTTCGAGACCAACCGATCAAAACGCGCCCAAACATTCCCGCAATT comes from the Candidatus Zixiibacteriota bacterium genome and includes:
- a CDS encoding conserved hypothetical protein (Evidence 4 : Unknown function but conserved in other organisms) encodes the protein MGFWEKLSNMDRRWIYLLVAISVIIPMLVVIKFPIEISPEARQLYNAVESLPDSSVVFLTFDYYPSTLAETEPMSIAALNQMFRKNMKVITMTTIPLGGPSIAERVTRMVAQKYNKVYGVDYVNLGYKANYVAVLKGMGSSIESIYPSDNTGTPLADLPLMRNVKNYADIKFIFVVADNAIVDYWISIVNAQYKTPVGAGMTAVMAPKMYSFVQAGQLTGLLGGMKGAAEYEELVGVKGNATRGMDAQSLVHLLIIGFVILGNISYFVTKKKTERRKTP
- a CDS encoding conserved membrane hypothetical protein (Evidence 4 : Unknown function but conserved in other organisms), which produces MTLFQQFQIWLGAFLVLSLFSFLYKDNPFYKLAEHIFAGLSAGYYIGLIWQNVIIQQLIDPMFDQGRWWLVFPGILGLLMFTRFFPKWSWVSRISLAFIMGNTAGVFLISQLHGIVLPQTVATMLSLNPRNGFGAVLLALVIFCGVISTLIYFYFSKEHKGVLGATAKVGIWFIMISFGAHFGYTVMARISLLIGQVRFLLFDWGGAIKQLF
- a CDS encoding conserved hypothetical protein (Evidence 4 : Unknown function but conserved in other organisms), producing the protein MSNGLKVIIPVAGIGTRMRPHTYSIPKPLLPVAGKPVLAHVIDPLLPLEPEEVVFVIGHLGIQIVDFVQSNYSFKAVFVEQEHLLGLGYAIHLAVEKITDGPVMVVLGDTIARTDFPAFVRHGGNVVGLKEVADPRRFGVAVVADGHLISLEEKPKKPKSTLALMGLYYFEQLEPLKSQLARLVSLGQKTSGEIQLTDALQFMIQDGAILKPFLVDGWYDCGKLETFLETNRRLLDLTAPPTVYPGSVIIPPVSIAPSAVVEESIIGPYVSISDGARVRRSIVRDTIIAGDAVVETSLLESSIIGEKTAVRGKHGRLNIAGSTEFGI
- the metK gene encoding methionine adenosyltransferase 1 (Evidence 2a : Function from experimental evidences in other organisms; PubMedId : 10551856, 10660564, 2198270, 6094561, 7629147, 7629176, 8231813, 8550549, 8611562, 8723769, 9753435; Product type e : enzyme) translates to MAEGNFLFTSESVTEGHPDKVCDQISDAVLDGVLKEDKKGRVACESFVTVGLLIVGGEITTDAYVDIPKLVRGLVKDIGYTDPEFGFAYNSIGILNAIGSQSPDIKQGVDTGGAGDQGLMSGYACRETKELMPMPIMLAHKLTKRLAEVRKKKILPYLGPDGKSQVTVEYRNGKPHRIDAVVVSAQHTTAILDRTGKKITKQAREEIIETVVRPIIPKAMLDNKTKYFVNPTGKFVIGGPQSDTGMTGRKIIVDTYGGMASHGGGAFSGKDPTKVDRSASYMARYIAKNVVAAGLADKCTIQLAYAIGVAEPVSVMVFTDKTDKIGEKKLMQIIRKNFDLTPRGIIKSLDLLRPIYRKTATYGHFGWSDPDYTWEKTDKVKALQKDA
- the ahcY gene encoding Adenosylhomocysteinase, translating into MARVNCDIADPKLAPAGKLRIEWAERNMPVLRLIRERFTKEKPLKGVNMACCLHVTTETANLMITLKAGGANIALCASNPLSTQDDAAASLVEDFGVPVFAINAEDKKTYYKHIHQALDFKPQITMDDGADLVSTLHSDRQELIPNIIGGTEETTTGVIRLKAMAQDGALKYPIIAVNDSKTKHFFDNRYGTGQSTVDGILRATNALIAGAKVIVAGYGWCGRGFASRAQGIGGHVIVTEVDPTKAIEAVMDGFEVLPMSEAARIGDIFVTLTGDINVIREEHFARMKDGAIVCNSGHFNVEIDIPALEKMKTKKRKVREFVEEYTLKDGRKINILGEGRLINLAAAEGHPAMVMDMSFANQALGAEYLLAHGKKLDKKVYVVPEKIDNSIAALKLKSMGVKIDRLTPEQKKYLTSWEMGT
- a CDS encoding hypothetical protein (Evidence 5 : Unknown function), whose amino-acid sequence is MDDELLKIWPKEKFYNRVEFIGRLEAAGKSLDKLHIIIQYSQLTSKPIRGIIIGNIATFGNLIDFMKLPTRKFILKSSDDSGNRIFSDAVYISRAHSSGSSENLRFVAGELILDNLQIRNEIRANQTGERHLTFYISGPRQLWPSYGILSTSFLGNMNYDVHETLLEVAPDLPCSIEARPVFKFEQDVREDINVSVKDVYALHLTTAEPINNLTNEQYIDLGKALADDLTLLLSFIAREWISWFSYAFEGAGEISEYIRESRERKESKIDINNIAVPLHRIREFLKIGLGNLRLLRESGIDLSTAIAYLINGNQLYYVQERFSAFFMSLEIIKDYFASEKNLYNVLPNKEFNKLKVKLKEFIRQEVPSESAAKKMQGKINELNRVSFRALFDAMCEHYDVIWQDLYPDGSSLSVIETRNILFHTGKKIDIELLYKDEIRIHSFVERLILKILGWNEKVSVPNEAIRMWLSS
- a CDS encoding conserved membrane hypothetical protein (Evidence 4 : Unknown function but conserved in other organisms), which encodes MSRWAPYLLSILRITSAFMFIQPGMMKLFAFPIGIPPNGGTVPLVSELGLAGILEVFGGALLLVGLFTRPVAFILSGEMAVAYFQGHFPQSFWTVVNNGFAAVLFCFVWLYISAAGPGPWSLDAWREKRRRRPRYF